The sequence below is a genomic window from Streptomyces sp. NBC_00582.
AGCCCGGCCCCCAGTGCCTGTGCGGCCAGCCGGCTGGCACGGGGCTGGTCGACGCCGAGCGCGGCCGCCGCCTCGGTCACCGTCAGGGTCTCGCCCCGTTCCGTCGCGGACTCGACCGCGTCCAGCAGATCGAAGACCCCGTCGGGGAGCGCGGCGTGCTCACCGACGCGCTCCCCGCGCCGCTCCGAGAGCCGGGCCAGATTCCGGCGCCGCTGCGCCCGGCGCAGGGCGACGAGCGCCCGCTCGATCGACGCGGAGTCCGTATCCCGCTTGCCACCCATGTCCCGCCCCTGCATAGTCGAAGACAACTACATGTCACCTTACATGCTTCTCTTCCGTGCAGGAGGCCCCGATGTCGGCACCGGCCCGTCCTCTCGGCTACTGGCTCAAACACCTCGACAACCTTCTGGAACGGCATGTCGAGACCACCCTCGCCGGTCTCGGCGTCAGCCGTCGTGAGTGGCAGGTGCTCAACGCGCTCGCCGACGGCGGACGGGTCCGCCGCGCAGGGCTCGTCGACGCCCTCGCCCCGTTCTGGACGGAGGACGGCCCGACCCTCGACGAGGTGCTGGGGCGGCTCACCGCCCGGGAGTGGCTCCTGCCCGCCTCGGACGAGGGTCTCGCCCTGACGGAGGCGGGTCGCGCGGCGCACACGGAGGTGCGGGTCCGGGTCGAGAGCACCCGCGCCACCGTCCTCACGGGTCTGACCGGTGAGCAGTACACCGAGACGGTGCGCGTGCTGTCCGTGATGGCGGGGAACGTGGAGGCGGCGCTCGCGGCCCGCTGAAGAGGCCGTGCGTGAAGGGGCCGTGCGTGAAGGGGCCGTGCGCGCGGGCATCGGGTCGACCGGGTCGGCCGGGCCTACTTCCAGGGGAGTACGGGCGATCACCTCGCCCGGCGGACGTCCGGTCCGGGCGGTGACGTCTAGCGTGGCGGACATGGACGCAGAGCAGGCGCACGGGCCCGGTGGCCCGCGGTGGTGGCGCGGGCGGGGGACACCGTGGCGGTCCACCCTGCTGCTGACCGTCTTCGTCTTCGTCGGGTCGGCCTTCGCCGCCCGTATGCAGCAGGGCGAGCGGGCCGAGCTGGACCTCTTCGCCCGGGTCCTGCTGTTGGTCGCCTGCGCGCTCCTGCTGTGGCGGCGACGGTATCCGGTGGCCGTCGTGTTCGGCACGGCCGTCGCGGTCGCGCTCTATCTGGGGGCGGGCTATCCGTACGGGCCGGTCTTCCTCACGGTCGCCGTGGCCTGCTTCTCCGCCGTCGTCGCCGGGCACCGCCGGGCCGCCTGGACCGCGCTCGGGCTGCTGTGCGCCGTCCATCTGCTGGTCGCGTACTGGCTGTACCGATGGCTGCCGCCGTCCGGGGACGCGCCGGCGTCCCTCGGTCAGGAGCTCGTGGTCGCCGGCTGGGTCGTCGCCATCGTGGCGCTCGCGGAACTCGCCCGGTCCCGTCGCGAGCAGTGGGCGCGGGAGCGGGCCGAGCGCGCGCAGGCCGCCCGGCGCCGGGCCGACGAGGAACGGCTGCGGATCGCCCGCGAACTGCACGACGTCCTCGCGCACAGCCTCTCCGTCATCAACGTCCAGGCGGGCGTCGGCCTCGCCCTCCTCGACGCCGACCCGGAACAGGCGCGCACCGCGCTCACCACCATCAAGTCCGCCAGCAAGGAGGCGCTCGGCGAGGTGCGCCAGGTGCTCGACTCCCTCCGTACGCCGGGA
It includes:
- a CDS encoding MarR family winged helix-turn-helix transcriptional regulator — translated: MGGKRDTDSASIERALVALRRAQRRRNLARLSERRGERVGEHAALPDGVFDLLDAVESATERGETLTVTEAAAALGVDQPRASRLAAQALGAGLVRREADQRDGRRSLLTLTADGRTALARIHDFRHRVVTETVADWPAEDRAALALLLTRFVRDFTDLTEHPGPPGGRRRDRTP
- a CDS encoding MarR family winged helix-turn-helix transcriptional regulator, which encodes MSAPARPLGYWLKHLDNLLERHVETTLAGLGVSRREWQVLNALADGGRVRRAGLVDALAPFWTEDGPTLDEVLGRLTAREWLLPASDEGLALTEAGRAAHTEVRVRVESTRATVLTGLTGEQYTETVRVLSVMAGNVEAALAAR
- a CDS encoding sensor histidine kinase, with protein sequence MDAEQAHGPGGPRWWRGRGTPWRSTLLLTVFVFVGSAFAARMQQGERAELDLFARVLLLVACALLLWRRRYPVAVVFGTAVAVALYLGAGYPYGPVFLTVAVACFSAVVAGHRRAAWTALGLLCAVHLLVAYWLYRWLPPSGDAPASLGQELVVAGWVVAIVALAELARSRREQWARERAERAQAARRRADEERLRIARELHDVLAHSLSVINVQAGVGLALLDADPEQARTALTTIKSASKEALGEVRQVLDSLRTPGDAPRTPAPGLDRLPELVEQAARAGLTVEVAGEPPRLSPGTDLAAFRIVQEALTNVVRHSGSRHARVRIDEERGTLRLRIDDDGPATGADAGGGGNGLAGMRERAAALGGTIEAGPRADGGFRVLAVLPVKATAEGGEDQ